In one Pseudomonas sp. 31-12 genomic region, the following are encoded:
- a CDS encoding SrfA family protein, with the protein MRGALLRSGKSGSFTALGETGQPVYRAALQLREAIRRKNPDMVDHLAIPQSDELGNQIDWYSGLDGDVIPWSSATEEERAPARRQLEALKTALDELSQRFLGTDSGEQQQGDKAVFGKLLKRVIHFPDENFVYLVQGKPVLTFWGFEHAGTGNRDPLHCLYQVPPVFTLPPVVEEPVVAPVVPVVARPWWRRWWWLLLLPFLLLLLWLLLGLRGCVPIPLVAVDLLPEGIVPVENQLEEPQLTGNVTTLNGVPVTGTVAGSTTGAAVTGTHGVEAPAVTGNEADAANADVTQDPAAESPTAPTTPTAPPENKTETPAVTPPDAAKSAATKPGPPLSIPPDAADGAAKFLDGQYRAGAGIQDRRTGKPLRLEYQLKDGKGEVTVHQADGSKCSGPVTATMKGGSLAIDSQGQAVCGDGSTYDMPKVNCRKGATTVADCTGGYGKDQFPMSMRQMGE; encoded by the coding sequence ATGCGCGGGGCACTATTACGCAGCGGTAAGAGCGGGTCATTCACAGCCCTGGGCGAAACAGGTCAACCGGTCTACCGGGCTGCCCTGCAGTTGCGCGAAGCCATTCGCCGCAAGAACCCCGACATGGTCGATCACCTGGCCATTCCTCAAAGCGACGAACTCGGCAACCAGATCGATTGGTACAGCGGTCTCGACGGCGATGTAATCCCGTGGAGCAGCGCGACCGAAGAAGAACGCGCACCGGCCCGTCGCCAACTTGAAGCGCTGAAGACTGCGCTCGATGAATTGAGCCAGCGTTTCCTGGGCACGGATTCGGGCGAACAGCAGCAAGGCGACAAAGCCGTGTTCGGCAAGCTGCTCAAGCGCGTCATTCATTTCCCTGACGAAAACTTCGTCTACCTGGTGCAAGGCAAACCGGTGCTGACCTTCTGGGGTTTCGAGCACGCCGGTACCGGCAATCGCGATCCCCTGCACTGCCTTTATCAGGTTCCGCCCGTATTTACGCTGCCTCCTGTGGTCGAAGAACCGGTTGTGGCGCCTGTCGTGCCGGTAGTGGCTCGCCCTTGGTGGCGTCGTTGGTGGTGGCTGTTGCTGCTGCCGTTCCTGTTGCTGCTGTTGTGGCTGTTGCTCGGCTTGCGCGGTTGCGTGCCGATTCCATTGGTGGCGGTGGACTTGCTGCCTGAGGGCATCGTGCCAGTGGAAAACCAGCTGGAAGAGCCGCAACTGACCGGCAATGTGACAACGCTGAATGGCGTTCCCGTGACCGGCACCGTCGCAGGCTCCACCACTGGCGCAGCCGTGACCGGCACTCATGGCGTGGAAGCTCCAGCCGTGACCGGTAACGAAGCTGATGCCGCAAACGCCGACGTCACCCAAGACCCGGCCGCCGAATCACCAACCGCGCCAACTACGCCAACCGCGCCACCCGAAAACAAAACCGAGACGCCTGCCGTCACACCGCCCGACGCGGCAAAATCCGCCGCCACAAAACCGGGCCCGCCCCTGAGCATTCCACCTGACGCCGCCGACGGTGCCGCCAAGTTCCTCGACGGCCAGTACCGCGCCGGCGCCGGCATCCAGGATCGCCGGACCGGCAAGCCGCTGCGTCTGGAATACCAGTTGAAGGACGGTAAAGGCGAAGTCACCGTGCACCAGGCCGACGGCTCGAAATGCAGCGGCCCGGTTACCGCCACCATGAAGGGCGGCAGCCTCGCCATCGACAGCCAGGGCCAAGCCGTGTGCGGCGATGGCAGCACTTACGACATGCCCAAGGTCAACTGCCGCAAAGGGGCGACCACGGTCGCGGACTGCACCGGCGGTTACGGAAAAGATCAATTCCCCATGTCCATGCGGCAGATGGGCGAATAA
- a CDS encoding virulence factor SrfB — MLPEVTQFEDTVTLVSDTGIQFMDFALRLDPRKEPAGEFAPMISGLICRLMYNEEKDFYFYEPEPEKVEKARPAFSVDMKSSLELLDGVWLPTPFFRFMPPHRFDEGPTNWSRMRLVKLATPDIDGNTHRLTMAFDSRVMPKRDGTAYLAPNEEDISSGVSFKLATKASETRWFLAQPWVNEWLLEVFNEGNAHRSREELDIDIRANHHLAHYLNLLSLLSTPSAAAQSTARPKVEIPELKVVANDSNGLVKPIPVDLVLDVGNSRTCGILIENHGQAGSGLKQNYVLELRDLITPEHTYNLPFESRVEFAQAYFGKDHCSVKSGRHDAFQWATIARVGNEASRLASRRRGTEGSTGLSSPKRYLWDENAYGHGWRFNCSYIKTDSEPYATAAPFSHLINETGEALYSLEEDDRLPVFMPRYSRSSLMTFMLAEVLAQALSQINSPAQRSRQGHTRVPRQLNSITLTVPPGMPQAERSILNERMQQAIGLVWKSLGWHAGEEDPHQDQAVSPRTPIPSIRVEWDEASCGQLVYLYTEVNENFAGHPEEFFDTIARPDKADRERITLATIDIGGGTTDLVITDYRLDRAGNTGSGSNVHIVPEQRFRDGFKVAGDDILLDVIQDFVLPSFEKALQNAGVKAPDSLMSRLCGDESVSAQDMILRQQLNLQVFAPLGLALLKAYEHYDPQVPQEVSPQSYRQLLGDNAISQTVLDYVNAAVRRDVGGQSGFDLYEALIGFDLQKLHAAFLNDQINITKILGALCEVVAHYPCDVLLLTGRPSRLPGIQAFIRKVLPLPPGRILALQNYRTGGWYPFHKNGRIDDPKSTASVGAMLCLLCANHSVPNFYFRSSALKPYSTVKHIGVIDLNNVIKDADVLYRDIQSEDYKIKLPEIGTGDDADTPQLEMRGDLRLGFRQLAADRWAASPLYTLRFTKAGREKFSRAIGENGSAPLLKVRFEVKSADKYTRKQDLVSDRLSVRDIESNSNNVNFNPRSDLELELNTMLDAGLSETKYWLDSGSVKRK; from the coding sequence ATGTTGCCTGAAGTCACCCAATTCGAAGACACCGTCACGCTCGTCAGTGACACCGGTATCCAGTTCATGGATTTCGCCCTGCGCCTGGATCCCCGCAAGGAACCGGCGGGCGAGTTCGCGCCGATGATCAGCGGGCTGATCTGCCGCCTGATGTACAACGAAGAGAAAGACTTCTACTTCTACGAGCCCGAACCGGAAAAGGTCGAGAAGGCCAGACCGGCGTTCAGCGTCGACATGAAAAGCAGCCTCGAGCTGCTGGACGGTGTCTGGCTGCCGACGCCGTTTTTCCGTTTCATGCCGCCGCACCGTTTCGACGAAGGTCCCACCAACTGGTCGCGCATGCGCCTGGTGAAACTCGCGACGCCGGACATCGACGGCAATACTCATCGCCTGACGATGGCGTTCGACAGCCGCGTCATGCCCAAGCGTGATGGCACCGCCTACCTGGCGCCGAACGAAGAAGACATCAGCTCCGGCGTGTCCTTCAAACTGGCGACCAAGGCCAGCGAAACCCGCTGGTTCCTGGCCCAGCCGTGGGTCAACGAATGGCTGCTCGAAGTATTCAACGAGGGCAACGCCCATCGTTCGCGCGAAGAGCTCGACATCGACATCCGCGCCAACCACCACCTGGCGCACTACCTCAACCTGCTGAGCCTGTTGAGCACGCCGTCAGCGGCGGCGCAGTCGACCGCCAGGCCGAAGGTGGAAATCCCTGAATTGAAAGTGGTCGCCAACGACAGCAATGGCCTGGTCAAACCGATTCCGGTGGACCTGGTGCTGGACGTCGGTAACTCGCGCACTTGCGGCATCCTGATCGAGAACCACGGTCAGGCCGGCTCCGGGTTGAAGCAGAATTACGTGCTGGAACTGCGCGACCTGATCACCCCTGAACACACCTACAACCTGCCATTCGAAAGCCGCGTCGAATTCGCCCAGGCGTATTTCGGCAAGGATCATTGCTCGGTCAAAAGCGGCCGCCACGATGCGTTCCAGTGGGCGACGATTGCCCGGGTCGGCAATGAGGCAAGCCGTTTGGCCAGCCGCCGTCGTGGCACCGAAGGCTCGACTGGCCTGTCCAGCCCGAAACGATACCTGTGGGACGAAAACGCCTACGGCCACGGCTGGCGCTTCAACTGCTCCTACATCAAGACCGACAGCGAGCCGTACGCCACCGCCGCGCCGTTCTCGCACCTGATCAATGAAACCGGCGAGGCGCTTTACAGCCTCGAAGAAGACGATCGCCTGCCGGTGTTCATGCCGCGTTACTCGCGCAGCTCGCTGATGACCTTCATGCTCGCCGAGGTGCTGGCCCAGGCGCTGTCGCAGATCAACAGCCCGGCCCAGCGCTCGCGCCAGGGTCACACCCGCGTGCCGCGCCAGCTCAACAGCATCACCCTGACCGTGCCGCCGGGCATGCCCCAGGCCGAGCGCAGCATTCTCAACGAACGCATGCAGCAGGCCATCGGCCTGGTGTGGAAAAGCCTCGGCTGGCACGCCGGCGAGGAAGATCCGCATCAGGATCAGGCCGTCAGCCCGCGCACGCCGATCCCGAGCATCCGCGTGGAATGGGACGAAGCTTCGTGCGGCCAGTTGGTGTACCTGTACACCGAGGTCAACGAGAACTTCGCCGGTCACCCGGAAGAGTTTTTCGACACCATCGCCCGGCCGGACAAAGCAGACCGTGAACGCATTACCCTGGCGACCATCGACATCGGCGGCGGCACCACGGACCTGGTGATCACTGACTATCGCCTCGACCGCGCCGGCAACACCGGCAGCGGCAGCAACGTGCACATCGTGCCCGAGCAGCGGTTTCGCGATGGCTTCAAAGTGGCCGGCGACGACATCCTGCTGGACGTGATTCAGGACTTCGTCCTGCCGAGCTTCGAGAAAGCCTTGCAGAACGCTGGCGTCAAAGCCCCGGATTCGCTGATGTCACGGCTGTGCGGCGATGAATCGGTCAGCGCCCAGGACATGATCCTGCGCCAGCAATTGAACCTGCAGGTGTTCGCACCGCTGGGCCTGGCGTTGCTCAAGGCCTACGAGCATTACGACCCGCAAGTCCCGCAGGAAGTCAGCCCGCAAAGCTACCGTCAGTTGCTGGGCGACAACGCGATCAGCCAGACCGTGCTCGACTACGTCAACGCCGCCGTGCGCCGCGATGTTGGCGGCCAGAGCGGTTTCGACCTGTACGAAGCGCTGATCGGCTTCGACCTGCAAAAGCTCCACGCCGCGTTCCTCAACGACCAGATCAACATCACCAAGATCCTTGGCGCGCTCTGTGAAGTGGTCGCCCACTACCCGTGTGACGTTCTGCTGCTGACCGGCCGCCCTTCGCGCCTGCCGGGCATCCAGGCGTTCATTCGCAAAGTGCTGCCGCTGCCACCGGGCCGCATCTTGGCGCTGCAAAACTACCGCACCGGCGGCTGGTATCCGTTCCACAAGAACGGCCGGATCGACGACCCGAAAAGTACCGCTTCGGTGGGCGCCATGCTGTGCCTGTTGTGCGCCAACCACAGCGTGCCGAACTTCTACTTCCGCTCTTCGGCGCTCAAGCCATATTCGACGGTCAAGCACATCGGCGTCATCGACCTGAACAACGTGATCAAGGATGCCGACGTGCTGTACCGCGACATCCAGTCCGAAGACTACAAAATCAAGCTGCCGGAAATCGGCACAGGCGATGATGCCGACACGCCGCAACTGGAAATGCGCGGCGATCTGCGCCTCGGTTTCCGCCAGTTGGCGGCCGATCGCTGGGCCGCTTCGCCGCTGTACACCCTGCGGTTTACCAAGGCCGGTCGGGAGAAGTTCTCCCGCGCGATTGGGGAAAACGGCAGCGCGCCGCTGCTCAAGGTGCGCTTCGAAGTAAAATCGGCCGACAAATACACGCGCAAGCAGGATCTGGTCAGCGACCGCCTCTCGGTACGCGACATCGAATCCAACAGTAACAACGTCAACTTCAACCCGCGCAGCGACCTCGAGCTGGAACTCAACACCATGCTCGACGCCGGCCTGAGCGAGACCAAGTACTGGCTCGACAGTGGAAGTGTGAAACGCAAATGA
- a CDS encoding putative virulence factor has product MNDLTPEQTQLSASWAAVYEGAGQALEWIGQTRGNAPRLDSEADSLNIRLHRARNLAHSLGRVACTPMTIGFFGLSQAGKSYLISALAAGQNGKLETDFGGQRLDFIKHINPVGGGKEATGLVTRFSRRATPSQDPQFPVELTLFKEIELAKILANSWFKDFDLERISYEIDEERIQRVLKPFEGRETGPLQPGVSADDLVSLWDYLRDNFRNSVKKLEHLYWPTALQLAPRLNFQERAELFSILWGEQSELTRVYQQLAGALHKLGLPETVFAPLKALVSFENDTYSQRDSIMNVDILERFGSPRDLPIDVRPQVEGRLQNSQGIPVAQLAALTAEMTFGLIEAPADDIVNQVDLLDFPGYRGRKKLHEIANSSDPESATKDNSVSQLILRGKVAYLFERYTDNQEMNALVVCTGSTKQSDVNDVGPVLTRWIEKTQGADAAARSKRDTGLIWALTMLDLRITNSLSLTPDQYDESWNGMVKLTMLERFGSLSWMNDWAGTPFQNTFLVRKPRMDAAFIVQDASGAETGLNVSYQERVDALGASFAGNELVCKHINNPANAWKEMLRNDDGGISHFSGSFKGVAKIEFKLQRIREQLSECLEGLTTHGLSTWYHADGDGAAAAKKAQAQMILTGLGRRPAVLGEFIDELDMPSESVRDLYLSGVYETDDAPAASDEPAAPTPSQSLYGNDAGFDFDFGDDLSHEAPVSSKTNTPAPELQSNEHRFAKAAFKAWIAHLRELTTRQSLLNLLGLEKALIEAVVDELITAGYRQDLPGQLSRAVLKRAQSGARRDQLVERQVLEVQRVLRDFVSWFGYLQKPVNERPNSRAGAKAPLFSFYTDIGPGQVPVLPPQPANQAQRYLGDWLSGLAYITQDNAGHGAGREITPEQNERLGHVLTAFTAR; this is encoded by the coding sequence ATGAATGACCTGACCCCCGAACAAACTCAGCTTTCAGCCAGTTGGGCCGCTGTTTATGAAGGTGCCGGTCAGGCGCTGGAATGGATTGGCCAGACGCGCGGCAACGCGCCACGCCTGGACAGCGAAGCCGACAGCCTGAACATCCGCCTGCACCGCGCCCGCAACCTGGCCCACAGCCTGGGTCGCGTGGCCTGCACGCCGATGACCATTGGCTTTTTCGGCCTGTCTCAGGCTGGTAAGTCCTATCTGATTTCGGCCCTCGCGGCCGGTCAGAACGGCAAACTGGAGACCGATTTCGGTGGCCAGCGCCTGGACTTCATCAAGCACATCAACCCGGTGGGTGGCGGCAAGGAAGCCACCGGCCTGGTGACGCGCTTCAGCCGCCGCGCCACGCCGAGCCAGGATCCGCAGTTCCCGGTCGAACTGACGCTGTTCAAGGAAATCGAGCTGGCGAAGATTCTCGCCAACTCCTGGTTCAAGGACTTCGACCTTGAACGGATCTCCTACGAGATCGACGAAGAGCGCATCCAGCGCGTGCTGAAACCATTCGAAGGCCGCGAAACCGGGCCACTGCAACCGGGCGTCAGCGCCGATGATCTGGTGTCTCTGTGGGATTACCTGCGGGACAACTTCCGCAACTCCGTGAAGAAGCTTGAGCACCTGTATTGGCCGACAGCGTTGCAACTGGCGCCGCGCCTGAATTTCCAGGAACGTGCCGAGCTGTTTTCGATCCTTTGGGGTGAGCAGAGCGAGCTGACGCGTGTGTACCAGCAACTGGCCGGCGCGCTGCACAAGCTCGGCTTGCCCGAGACCGTGTTCGCGCCATTAAAGGCCTTGGTGAGTTTCGAAAACGACACCTACAGCCAGCGCGACAGCATCATGAACGTCGACATCCTCGAGCGCTTCGGCAGCCCGCGGGACTTGCCGATCGACGTGCGGCCTCAGGTCGAAGGACGCCTGCAAAACAGTCAGGGCATCCCGGTCGCGCAACTGGCGGCACTGACGGCCGAGATGACCTTTGGCCTGATCGAAGCCCCAGCGGACGACATCGTCAACCAGGTCGACTTGCTGGACTTCCCCGGTTATCGCGGACGTAAAAAACTGCACGAGATCGCCAATTCCAGCGACCCGGAATCCGCCACCAAGGACAACTCCGTCTCGCAGCTGATCCTGCGCGGCAAGGTTGCTTACCTGTTCGAACGCTACACCGACAACCAAGAAATGAACGCGCTGGTGGTCTGCACCGGTTCGACCAAACAGAGCGATGTCAACGACGTCGGCCCGGTGCTCACGCGCTGGATTGAAAAAACCCAGGGCGCCGACGCAGCCGCTCGCAGCAAGCGCGACACCGGCCTGATCTGGGCGTTGACCATGCTCGACCTGCGCATCACCAACTCCCTGAGCCTGACGCCTGATCAGTACGACGAGAGCTGGAACGGCATGGTCAAGCTGACCATGCTCGAGCGCTTCGGCAGCCTGAGCTGGATGAACGACTGGGCCGGCACGCCGTTCCAGAACACCTTCCTGGTGCGCAAACCGCGCATGGATGCGGCGTTCATCGTGCAAGACGCCAGCGGCGCCGAAACCGGCCTCAACGTGAGCTATCAGGAGCGCGTCGACGCCCTGGGCGCAAGCTTTGCCGGCAACGAACTGGTGTGCAAACACATCAACAATCCCGCCAACGCCTGGAAAGAAATGCTGCGCAACGATGACGGTGGCATCAGCCACTTCAGCGGCAGTTTCAAGGGTGTGGCCAAGATCGAATTCAAACTGCAGCGCATCCGCGAACAGTTGAGCGAATGCCTCGAAGGCTTGACCACTCACGGCTTGAGCACCTGGTATCACGCCGACGGTGACGGTGCTGCAGCCGCCAAGAAAGCCCAGGCGCAGATGATTCTGACCGGCCTGGGCCGTCGCCCGGCCGTGCTCGGCGAGTTCATTGATGAGCTCGACATGCCGAGCGAATCGGTGCGCGACCTGTACCTCAGCGGTGTGTACGAAACCGATGACGCACCTGCCGCCAGCGATGAGCCTGCCGCGCCGACACCGAGCCAGAGCCTGTACGGCAATGACGCCGGTTTCGACTTCGATTTCGGCGACGACCTGAGCCACGAAGCACCGGTCAGCAGTAAAACCAACACCCCGGCGCCGGAACTGCAAAGCAACGAACACCGCTTTGCCAAAGCCGCGTTCAAGGCCTGGATTGCGCACCTGCGCGAGCTGACCACCCGGCAGAGCCTGCTCAACCTGTTGGGGTTGGAAAAGGCGTTGATCGAAGCCGTGGTCGACGAACTGATCACCGCCGGTTACCGCCAGGACCTGCCCGGCCAACTGAGCCGTGCGGTGCTCAAGCGTGCGCAAAGCGGCGCGCGACGCGATCAACTGGTCGAGCGCCAGGTGCTGGAAGTGCAACGCGTGCTGCGCGATTTCGTGTCCTGGTTCGGCTACCTGCAGAAACCGGTCAACGAGCGCCCGAACAGCCGCGCCGGTGCCAAGGCGCCGTTGTTCTCGTTCTACACCGACATCGGTCCGGGACAAGTGCCGGTACTGCCGCCGCAACCGGCGAACCAGGCGCAGCGCTATCTGGGCGACTGGCTTTCGGGTCTGGCCTACATCACGCAGGACAACGCCGGCCATGGTGCCGGTCGCGAAATCACCCCTGAACAGAATGAACGGCTGGGCCATGTGCTCACAGCCTTCACAGCGAGATAA